The following proteins are co-located in the Eleginops maclovinus isolate JMC-PN-2008 ecotype Puerto Natales chromosome 23, JC_Emac_rtc_rv5, whole genome shotgun sequence genome:
- the LOC134859907 gene encoding zinc finger MYM-type protein 1-like, with product MATSMAENSVQALLKTPFHRLSDVEKKKLKDLGPERPDLNIQQTTTDRGRTYTRTFSSNLYAKRNWLAGCTVSNAFFCFPCLLFQSPGTETLWTTTGMKDLKHFTQKCKKHECGRSHLTNCLKLNLFGRLSIAEQLDEGYRIGIRKHNEEVRKNRHILSRIIDCVKFCGAFELALRGHDESENSENPRIFRGLVDVVASLDGVLKEHLESATVFKGTSKTVQNELLDCMLSVVREKIISEVQSSDFLSIQADETTDISTQAQLVLVLRYINDKNLVERFFEFIPLQSATAETIADALKECLAAILPGEQKSKLICQAYDGASVMRGATSGVQKRIRDDYPTAHYIHCYAHQLNLIMQQATSHVVKVKNFFSDLGGFSAFFSRSPKRTSVLDEVVAHRLPTASTVRWNFHSRAVNTVFEQREHLVECFERIRASGGFDDKTSQEAGGYIRLLEDPQFNFFLQLFHKIMPHVDVLYAKLQKRDIDSVHIERCIQQFQEDIQKIRDSLHAMVVEQSSGSQQPRKRRAVSEDELRRIAAEVCDTILGHTKERFAFKDHLISATLLQGNQFECYLKVFPEVALATTLKAYPILDGGKLKTELGLIYGTDEFRSCRSAVDLFQLFMENNLSEVFSETVTLLKIMITTPMTTAEAERCFSTLKRIKTFLRNTMSQERLNALAMLSMEKRLVTDMIDFNQRVIEEFASLKERRAKFLYK from the exons atggcgacatcgatggctgagaactccgtgcaagctctacttaaaacaccgtttcatcgactatcagatgtcgaaaagaagaaattgaaagacttgggacccgagcgtccggatttaaacattcaacagacgaccactgatcgcgggagaacctacactcggactttctcctcaaacttgtatgctaagcggaattggttagctggttgtacagtgagcaatgcctttttttgtttcccttgtctgttatttcaaagtcctgggactgaaacactttggactacaaccggaatgaaggatctaaagcacttcacacaaaaatgtaagaagcacgaatgtggccgcagccacctaaccaactgtcttaagctaaacctctttGGAAGACTGAGCATTGCCGAGCAGCTGGATGAAGGATACCGAATTGGCATTCGGAAACATAATgaagaggtgagaaaaaacCGACACATCCTCTCCAGAATAATAGACTGTGTGAAGTTCTGTGGTGCCTTTGAGTTGGCCCTTCGTGGCCATGACGAGAGCGAAAACTCGGAGAACCCAAGGATTTTTCGTGGCTTGGTGGACGTCGTTGCATCACTGGACGGTGTACTGAAAGAGCATCTGGAGAGCGCAACTGTCTTTAAGGGAACATCCAAAACAGTCCAGAATGAACTTCTTGACTGTATGCTGTCTGTTGTGAGGGAAAAGATCATCAGTGAAGTTCAAAGCAGCGATTTTCTATCGATCCAAGCAGATGAAACCACGGACATTAGCACACAAGCCCAACTTGTGCTTGTGCTTCGCTACATCAACGATAAGAATCTGGTGGAAAGATTCTTTGAGTTCATCCCTCTGCAGTCGGCTACAGCAGAGACCATTGCCGATGCTTTAAAAGAATGCCTTGCTGCCATCCTCCCAGGTGAGCAGAAAAGTAAACTCATCTGCCAGGCATATGACGGTGCTAGTGTAATGAGGGGTGCCACTTCAGGAGTTCAGAAGAGAATCCGGGATGACTACCCAACAGCCCACTATATCCACTGCTATGCCCATCAGCTCAATCTTATCATGCAACAGGCTACCTCCCAcgtagtcaaagtcaaaaactttttttccGACCTGGGTGGATTTTCTGCGTTTTTTTCAAGATCCCCCAAGCGGACCAGTGTGCTTGATGAGGTAGTGGCCCATAGACTACCAACAGCCAGCACTGTGAGATGGAACTTTCACAGCCGTGCCGTCAATACTGTGTTTGAGCAAAGAGAACACCTCGTTGAATGCTTTGAAAGAATTCGAGCATCAGGTGGCTTTGATGACAAGACCAGCCAAGAAGCAGGAGGCTACATCAGGCTACTGGAGGATCCTCAGTTCAACTTCTTCCTGCaactgtttcataaaataatgccaCACGTGGACGTCCTCTATGCCAAGCTCCAGAAGAGAGACATAGATTCAGTCCATATAGAAAGATGCATCCAGCAGTTCCAAGAGGACATACAAAAAATCAG AGATTCTCTCCATGCAATGGTGGTGGAGCAAAGCAGTGGCTCTCAGCAGCCGAGGAAGCGCCGGGCTGTGTCGGAAGATGAGCTTAGAAGGATTGCTGCTGAG GTATGTGACACCATACTTGGACACACCAAGGAACGCTTTGCCTTCAAAGACCACCTCATCAGTGCCACCTTACTGCAGGGCAACCAGTTTGAATGCTACCTCAAGGTATTCCCTGAAGTTGCTTTGGCCACCACATTGAAGGCCTATCCAATTCTGGATGGAGGCAAGCTGAAGACAGAGCTTGGCCTCATCTATGGCACAGACGAATTCAGATCCTGCCGTAGTGCTGTGGATCTTTTCCAGTTGTTCATGGAAAACAATCTATCTGAGGTATTTTCAGAGACAGTTACACTGCTGAAAATCATGATCACAACTCCCATGAccactgctgaggctgagaggtgtttttcaactctgaaaaggattaaaaccttCCTCAGGAACACCATGAGTCAGGAGAGACTGAATGCCTTAGCCATGCTCTCAATGGAAAAAAGGCTGGTCACAGACATGATTGACTTTAACCAGAGAGTTATTGAGGAATTTGCCAgcttgaaagagaggagggctaAATTTCTTTACAAGTAG